A part of Candidatus Methylomirabilota bacterium genomic DNA contains:
- the yihA gene encoding ribosome biogenesis GTP-binding protein YihA/YsxC yields MKVTSAEFVGSATGPRDFPKDRRPEIAFAGRSNVGKSSVLNRLLGRRKLARVSKTPGRTQTINFFRINGGAFYFVDLPGYGYAKVSERIRRSWAPMVEGYLRDREMLRAVVMIVDARHPPTPLDQELRAWLDAARIPHLAVLTKADKVSRGGRRRSREIAAAALKMRDPEQVLFFSAVTGEGERELWQHLAQYLQHSGTLAQGRNA; encoded by the coding sequence ATGAAAGTAACCTCTGCCGAATTCGTAGGCAGCGCGACAGGTCCACGGGACTTTCCCAAGGACCGACGGCCAGAGATCGCCTTTGCTGGTCGCTCGAACGTGGGGAAATCCTCCGTGCTCAATCGGCTCCTGGGCCGGCGAAAGCTCGCCAGGGTCTCCAAGACTCCCGGACGGACCCAAACGATAAATTTTTTCCGGATCAACGGAGGGGCTTTCTATTTTGTAGACCTTCCCGGGTATGGGTATGCCAAGGTCTCCGAGCGAATACGGCGGTCCTGGGCACCCATGGTGGAAGGATACCTGCGAGATCGAGAAATGCTCCGGGCTGTGGTGATGATTGTGGATGCTCGCCATCCGCCCACCCCCCTCGATCAAGAGCTGCGCGCATGGCTTGATGCCGCGCGCATCCCCCATCTGGCCGTATTGACAAAGGCAGATAAGGTGAGCCGGGGGGGCCGACGTCGGAGTCGAGAGATCGCAGCGGCGGCCCTCAAGATGCGAGACCCAGAACAGGTTCTCTTCTTTTCCGCAGTGACCGGAGAGGGGGAGCGGGAATTGTGGCAGCATCTGGCACAGTATCTGCAGCATTCGGGAACGCTCGCTCAAGGGAGAAATGCGTGA
- a CDS encoding tetratricopeptide repeat protein, protein MTKQRSIRKTLRPIMLVAIVSFLGQGCSSLVASSSAVAVKPQKVAPRSHQARARSVSGRREEGAAYYQYLLGSLAERQGDLGGALQHYEGALVLDPDSLSVRLAIAHLHMRSGMFEKAINGAEETLTIDPENVQALLLLASAYLNIRNARMADRYYREVLRLEPERADVYLQLGNLYTRTKKYAEAIEAYRQALAIDPNLYQARFNLARVLLDAKKVEEAISELETLLQLRPSFGRARLLLGLTHEGQGRWEQAREAYEMGLREDPTNRSYRERLALTYLRTGDRAAALAQLRQMASQRPGDLGLRNRISLLLIELEQYEEAQKALEEVLALDQDNREARLYLAISLEEQDRYEEALAELIKIPSGGERYVDVLIHKGFVLGHLDRLDEALAAFQEAERLKPRDGNVRYLLGVTYLRRKEYPQAVKALGEAVLLKPDNSSYHYQLGAAYERNRQLDKAEQAFRRTLKMNPEYADAYNYLGYMFAEEGIHLEESVSLIQRALELDPDNGAFVDSLGWAYYKLGRLDEALLELQRAVALVEKEDPTIREHLGDVYFEKGMIPQAAEEWERSLDLDDTNVKLKEKLQRARSLLLHGKE, encoded by the coding sequence GTGACTAAACAGCGGTCGATCAGGAAAACCTTACGGCCGATAATGCTCGTGGCCATCGTCTCTTTCCTGGGGCAGGGATGTTCTTCACTCGTCGCCTCCTCCTCTGCCGTCGCTGTCAAGCCACAAAAAGTTGCGCCGCGCAGCCACCAGGCGCGCGCCCGTTCTGTCAGCGGCCGGAGGGAGGAAGGAGCGGCGTACTATCAATATCTGCTCGGGAGCTTGGCGGAAAGGCAGGGGGATTTGGGCGGCGCTCTTCAGCACTACGAAGGGGCCTTGGTCTTGGATCCGGACTCCCTCAGCGTTCGCTTGGCCATCGCACACCTGCATATGCGGAGCGGCATGTTTGAGAAGGCAATCAACGGTGCCGAAGAGACCCTCACCATCGACCCAGAGAATGTCCAGGCCCTCCTGCTTCTAGCCTCAGCCTACCTGAATATCCGGAACGCCCGAATGGCCGATCGGTACTATCGGGAGGTGTTGCGTCTTGAACCGGAAAGGGCGGATGTCTATCTCCAGCTGGGGAACCTTTACACGAGGACGAAGAAGTACGCGGAGGCCATAGAAGCATACCGGCAGGCTTTGGCCATTGACCCGAACCTCTACCAGGCCAGATTCAATCTGGCTCGGGTTCTCCTGGACGCCAAAAAGGTAGAAGAGGCGATTTCCGAGCTGGAAACGCTCCTGCAGCTCCGCCCGAGCTTTGGCCGGGCACGGCTCCTCCTCGGCCTGACCCATGAGGGACAGGGCCGGTGGGAGCAGGCACGGGAGGCGTACGAGATGGGCTTACGTGAAGATCCCACCAACCGAAGCTACCGGGAGCGACTGGCCTTAACGTATCTTCGGACGGGGGACCGGGCCGCCGCCCTAGCACAGCTTCGGCAGATGGCCTCCCAACGACCCGGGGATCTTGGCTTGCGGAATCGGATCAGCCTCCTCTTGATCGAGTTGGAACAGTACGAGGAGGCGCAGAAGGCCCTTGAGGAGGTGCTCGCCCTCGACCAGGACAACCGGGAGGCTCGGCTCTACTTAGCGATCAGCCTTGAGGAGCAGGATCGCTACGAAGAAGCCCTAGCGGAGCTTATAAAGATTCCTTCCGGGGGGGAGAGATATGTCGACGTCCTGATCCACAAGGGATTTGTCTTGGGACACCTCGATCGCTTGGACGAGGCGCTGGCCGCTTTTCAGGAGGCCGAGCGTCTCAAACCACGGGATGGGAATGTGCGCTACCTCCTAGGCGTAACCTACCTCCGTCGGAAGGAGTATCCCCAAGCGGTCAAGGCCTTAGGGGAGGCAGTCCTCTTGAAACCAGACAACAGCAGCTATCATTACCAGCTGGGGGCGGCCTACGAGCGGAACCGACAGCTGGATAAAGCCGAACAGGCTTTCCGCCGGACCTTGAAAATGAATCCTGAGTATGCCGATGCCTACAACTACCTCGGGTACATGTTCGCCGAGGAAGGGATCCATCTAGAGGAGTCCGTATCCTTGATCCAGAGGGCGCTTGAGCTCGACCCAGACAATGGAGCCTTCGTGGATAGCCTGGGGTGGGCCTACTACAAGCTGGGAAGGTTGGACGAGGCCCTTCTCGAGCTCCAGCGGGCGGTCGCGCTGGTGGAGAAAGAGGACCCAACCATCCGCGAGCACCTCGGAGATGTCTATTTCGAGAAGGGAATGATCCCTCAGGCAGCCGAGGAATGGGAGCGCTCCCTCGACCTCGACGACACCAATGTCAAGCTGAAGGAGAAGCTGCAGCGGGCCCGGAGCTTGCTGCTTCATGGCAAGGAATGA